One Echinicola strongylocentroti DNA window includes the following coding sequences:
- a CDS encoding TetR/AcrR family transcriptional regulator — translation MEKKKKISTKQRIINEAIRLYNLHGAHNITSRHIAAELGISHGNLDYHYNNREAILLAIYKQMREEMSASYESQKGATASFEDFHLLLVHLESFHMKYRFFNMDVLEISRSYPDVSKLLGDTIVLRSKQMADFFERFLQDGYIDNSINPFLDRLQHTIRIVITFWLSQREVLTSFKFQGDGEMARHIWELIIPFMTDEGLKEFDRMIAKHGYSLVG, via the coding sequence ATGGAAAAGAAAAAGAAAATCTCCACGAAACAGAGGATCATCAATGAGGCTATCCGTTTGTACAATTTACATGGAGCCCATAATATCACCAGTCGGCATATTGCGGCTGAATTGGGAATAAGTCACGGCAATCTCGATTACCATTATAATAATCGCGAGGCGATTTTGTTGGCAATCTACAAGCAGATGCGAGAGGAGATGAGTGCGTCATATGAGTCACAAAAGGGCGCAACAGCCTCGTTCGAGGATTTTCATTTGCTTTTGGTCCATTTGGAGAGTTTCCATATGAAATACCGTTTTTTCAATATGGATGTATTGGAAATCTCTCGGTCTTATCCAGATGTAAGCAAGCTCCTAGGTGATACCATAGTGCTGAGAAGTAAGCAAATGGCCGATTTTTTCGAAAGATTTTTACAGGATGGATACATTGATAATTCGATAAATCCCTTCCTTGACCGCCTGCAACACACCATTCGTATCGTCATCACGTTTTGGTTATCACAACGTGAAGTCTTGACTAGTTTTAAATTCCAGGGAGATGGTGAAATGGCAAGACATATTTGGGAGCTTATTATTCCTTTTATGACCGATGAAGGGTTGAAGGAGTTTGACAGAATGATTGCGAAACATGGTTATAGTCTGGTAGGTTAA
- a CDS encoding peptide-methionine (S)-S-oxide reductase, with protein sequence MLQQIGFGGGCHWCTEAVFQHLKGVAKVHQGWIAAKDNPDFFSEAVLVHYDEDIIPLAVLVKAHLITHSSTSQHAMREKYRSAVYVFDDCQKRKAHDCLQQLQPEFDQPLVTQTMDFGAFKSNTDFFTNYYLNKPEAPFCERHIQPKLFLLQRSLGSYFKEPLDSYE encoded by the coding sequence ATGTTGCAGCAAATAGGATTTGGGGGAGGATGCCATTGGTGTACTGAAGCGGTTTTTCAGCACCTAAAAGGGGTGGCCAAGGTGCACCAAGGCTGGATTGCTGCAAAAGATAACCCGGACTTTTTTTCAGAGGCGGTCTTGGTACATTATGACGAAGATATCATCCCTTTGGCCGTGCTGGTAAAAGCCCATCTGATCACTCACAGCAGCACCTCACAGCATGCCATGCGGGAGAAGTATCGTTCTGCTGTATATGTTTTTGATGATTGTCAGAAAAGAAAGGCCCATGATTGTCTCCAACAGTTACAACCTGAATTTGACCAGCCACTTGTCACACAGACGATGGACTTTGGAGCCTTCAAATCCAACACGGATTTCTTTACCAATTATTACCTAAATAAACCTGAAGCACCGTTCTGTGAGCGTCACATCCAACCTAAATTGTTCTTACTCCAACGTAGCTTGGGTAGCTATTTTAAAGAGCCGTTAGACAGCTATGAGTGA
- the msrB gene encoding peptide-methionine (R)-S-oxide reductase MsrB, giving the protein MLNWSNVIHFANNGNPTPQKKVNKSEEEWKNLLTPEQYKITRLKGTERAHSSEMCSRFEPGKYACVCCDTLLFDAGEKFESGTGWPSFTQPVEESTIAYHKDVAFGMVRVEVTCNTCDAHLGHVFPDGPEPSGLRYCVNAVSLQKVS; this is encoded by the coding sequence ATGCTAAACTGGTCAAACGTCATTCATTTTGCGAACAACGGTAATCCTACTCCCCAAAAAAAGGTAAATAAAAGTGAGGAGGAATGGAAAAACCTCCTGACACCGGAGCAATACAAAATCACCCGTCTAAAAGGCACTGAAAGGGCACATAGCTCAGAGATGTGTAGTCGTTTTGAACCTGGAAAATATGCCTGTGTATGCTGTGATACTTTACTTTTTGATGCGGGTGAAAAATTCGAAAGCGGCACAGGCTGGCCTTCCTTCACTCAGCCCGTGGAAGAAAGCACAATCGCTTATCATAAGGATGTCGCCTTCGGAATGGTCCGGGTAGAAGTCACCTGTAATACCTGCGATGCACATCTCGGCCATGTATTTCCTGATGGCCCAGAGCCCAGTGGACTTCGCTACTGCGTCAACGCCGTTTCACTGCAAAAAGTCTCTTAA
- a CDS encoding glycosyltransferase family 4 protein codes for MRIIYIHQYFVTPEEGGAVRSYHLAKGLVEAGIDVEMITTHNENHYQLKEIDGIKVHYLPVQYDHSFGFYRRVWAFYQFVRHAKRLIKRLQHPDLLYITSTPLTTGLIGLWAKRKLGLPYVFEVRDLWPEAPIQVGMIQHTWLKKILYQLERNIYHQASQIVGLSQGICDYIHAVAPEKKVHLIPNFSDVGFFTPSAEKDPAFLRKMGWSPDHLTIAYTGAVGDVNAVDELVKLADLAQREGKNWQFAIMGKGKQLDTIKAESNRLELKNLQFLPFGSKEQVRKLLSHTDLSFISFDDLPVLETNSPNKFFDAIAMGNAILINHEGWVWHLVKGHGLGIFFDHKKPLNTLQELEKWEQNPELLASMKLRSRQLATSRYSVPIAVEKLLKVIGGD; via the coding sequence AGGCTTGGTAGAAGCCGGTATCGATGTAGAAATGATCACCACCCACAATGAAAACCACTACCAGCTGAAAGAAATCGATGGTATCAAGGTTCATTATCTTCCTGTACAGTATGACCACAGCTTTGGCTTTTACCGCAGGGTATGGGCTTTCTATCAATTTGTGCGGCATGCAAAAAGATTGATAAAGCGGCTTCAGCATCCAGATCTGCTTTACATCACCTCTACACCATTGACCACGGGACTGATAGGTTTATGGGCAAAAAGAAAACTTGGCTTACCGTATGTTTTTGAAGTGCGGGACTTGTGGCCAGAAGCGCCCATCCAGGTAGGCATGATCCAGCATACTTGGTTAAAGAAAATCCTGTACCAGCTAGAACGGAACATCTATCATCAAGCCTCCCAGATCGTCGGACTGTCCCAAGGAATCTGTGATTATATCCATGCCGTAGCCCCAGAGAAAAAGGTACATCTCATACCCAATTTTTCGGATGTGGGATTTTTCACGCCGTCCGCAGAAAAAGACCCTGCTTTTCTGCGTAAAATGGGCTGGAGTCCCGATCACCTCACCATAGCATATACCGGTGCCGTCGGAGATGTCAACGCTGTGGATGAACTGGTCAAATTGGCTGATCTGGCCCAGCGAGAGGGGAAGAACTGGCAATTTGCGATCATGGGAAAAGGCAAGCAGTTGGATACCATCAAAGCCGAATCCAATCGGTTGGAGCTAAAAAACCTGCAGTTTCTGCCATTTGGGAGCAAAGAGCAGGTCAGAAAATTGCTTAGCCACACTGATCTGTCATTCATTTCCTTTGACGATTTGCCCGTCCTGGAAACCAATAGCCCCAACAAATTCTTTGACGCCATCGCGATGGGCAATGCCATCCTGATCAACCATGAAGGCTGGGTTTGGCACCTTGTCAAAGGTCATGGCCTCGGGATATTCTTCGATCACAAAAAACCACTGAATACGCTGCAAGAACTGGAAAAATGGGAGCAAAACCCTGAACTGCTAGCCAGCATGAAGCTACGCTCAAGACAATTGGCCACAAGCCGATATTCCGTACCCATTGCAGTCGAAAAATTGTTGAAGGTAATTGGAGGTGATTAA